TGGTCAAAGGGGGACCTTAGTATTCCTTTCAATACCCCTATCAGgtatgttttgtttgtttctatttcttttttatttaatatttggaACGTGCGTTTTAACAAATCTTGATGTTATTGAACAGCTTTGAACACGATTTTGTGCACGAGGAAACACCAAGTGAACATGAATCAGCATCTAAAACAATTATTAATGGCGATGTAAAGTTGGAAAGTGGAACTACTCGGTGGAATGCGAAGGTTGATATTTTGAACTCTACAGTCAAAGACATGAGTGTATTTTGGAATGTACAATATTGTTTGACGTTTGGTTTCTTTTGCTTGTTTGATTCAGATGTTATTGATGTGTGGGCTTAGTCGTAACTCTTGGGAAGAGTTGTCATCTGAAAGAAAGTATGAGGATCGCATCCCGCATCTTTGCAATATGCTTAGGTTTGCTTTTCTTAAAGATGGGAATTCTTCAATGGCAATTGGTGGTTCATGGGACACTGTTGATGGCAGTGACCCTTCGGTAAATAAATCCACTTTAGTTCAAACCGTTTTAAGGTTGGTTCTTGTGTGGTCGGTTTTATCCGTATATAGTTGTGTATTCTCTGTTTCATCTAAACTCAAAGTACAATCTCTAGGCATGCCAAGGAGCTCACAGGACTTGACTTAAAGAACTGCCGAAATTGGAACCCATTTCTTGAGGTAATTTAAAATTATCTGTAGGGGATTCTAAGAGAACTACAAGTTATTTGAGAACTTGAGAGAACCACTATCAACTTTTTTATAATAATGTTATTattgtaaaaatataaaaaaccaaaaaaaggATATGTAGATTGATGATATACATATATGTAGCATGcgaatatacacatatgtaaagATATATATGTAGTTTACGATGTATGTACATGTAACCCTTTGATGTACATATATTttttcagacattctttttggGTAAAGATTAGTAACATATAAATAAAAGTAAGAATTTTTTGTTTTACTTGGTTGATATTGGTTCTCTCTGGTTCGCAAATATCACTTTGGTTCccatttgatcctaatcctatatatttatttataggGGAAGGTTATTGTACAAGGTTATTGTACAATAGCCCCTTAACGTGCGAAGGTACGgaatatatatataagggaaggTTGTTGTACAATAGCCCCTTAACGTGCGAAGGTACGAAGCAAATTACACATGTTCATTACTAAAATATGCacgtttcaaaattcaaattctgTATGGTATTAAATATCAAAATTACGCATGGGTTGGGTCAACCCTAATTACGCATGTTAGAAACATAATTACCCACGTTATTTTTTGACTCCGTACCTTCTCACGTTAAAACCCATTTGTATTTaaaacttttactatatatacatatatttgttAATTCTTTAATTAATTTACTTGTTTTTGACATTTACAGATTCACTATGACAGAGTTGGGAAGGATGGACTTTTTAGCCATAAGGAAATCACCGTACTTTATATTCCTGATTTATCAGACTGCCTACCTTCAATAGATGCATGGAGAGATCAGTGGTTGGCCCACAAGAATGCCATTTCAGAGCGAGAACGTCTGCAAGCTCTTAAAAACAAGGTACACAATctagaaaaaaatattaaaagaaaataGATTAATTTCTATAGCCTTTCTGATATTAATTTCTCTTTTCCtttgatcatttgtttgttagaAACCACGTGAAAAGAAAGAAGCCTCAAAAGGTAATATACGAATGAGAACCGGCTCATAGGCTCTCTTTTCTGCTTAAGGTATTCATTTATTGTAATTCTGGCTTGCAATCTTGCATTGACATGTTTCTGTTGAACAGACAAGGAGCCTAAGACGAAAACAAATTTAAAAAGTGTTGATAAAGGGAAGAAAAAGAAAGAGGCTGGATCAGCATCAAAAGTAAATGTAACTGAGAAAGCTGGAAAAGAGGGGAACAAAACCGTAACTGAGAAAAAAGATGTGGATAAAACTATAACCAAGAAGAAAGACGAGGCCGAGACAGTTGATGAAGGGGACAATTCTGGAAAAAAGAATCAGACAGACGATGGTTCTGGTGTTCAGACACCTGGCAGtggaaagaagaagaagattatCAGAAAAGTTATTAAAAAGAAGGTTGTTCTTAAAAAAAAAGATGCAGCCAAAAAAGCAACCACACAAGATGATGCAAATACAGAGGTGGATAAAACCGTAACTGAGAAAAAAGACGTGGATAAAACTACAACTGTGAAGAAAGACGGGAAGCTgattaaaaagaaagttgttAAAAAGTCTCCAGTTGTGAAAGCCGATAAGAAAGAAGATGAGGTTAAGGAACCTGGGTGTTCTGATGACAAGACAAAAAATGAAGATGCGGTTGTTAATGTTAAAGCTACTGCTAAAAAGAAAATAGTTAAGAAGGTTACCAAGAAAAGTGTAGCCGCCAAGGTTGCCGGTAACAAGGATAAGGTGGTCACGGGAAATGAAGCGGGGTCAGCCGCAAGTGAAGTCAAAATGGAGAACAATGAGAAAGTTCAAGTGAAGGAAGAGAAGAAAGCTAAAGTGGAGGGTGCTTCTGACAAGAATGAGAAATCGAAGGGTGGTAAAGAGAAAAAAAACAAAGATATTGAAACTGAAACCAGAGGTAAAGACGTTAAAGATAAGAAAAAGGTCGAGGAGCCACCTAGACATCCAGGGCTGTTTCTCCGGACAAAAGGGAGCAAAAACTCAAAAGTAGGTTTTCACAAAATGTTTATTTGATGAAATTATGTACCGTATTCATTATTTAATTGTCACATTATATGTGACAGCTGCGTTCATTGTCACTTTCACTGGACTCACTCTTGGATTATACCGACAAAGATACTGAAGAATCAACATTTGAGGTATGTCGCTTCTTAATTATCCTATATCTTTGTTAACTTACCAAATTTCTCGTTGTTAATAGGGTTTGTTTCTTTTTGGCAGCTATCTTTGTTTGCTGAAACGTTTTATGAAATGCTTCAGTTTCAAATGGGTTCTCGGATATTAACGTTTCTCCAGGTTGGTGATTATTAGTGATATGATATTTATTGTTTTAATCCATATGGTTTATGCGGGTTACCGTTTTTATGTTACCTTGTTTCTTATCTTACAGAAATTAAGGATCAAATTTGTGGCAAAAACGAACGAAAAGAAAAGGCAGAGGGAAGAAGTTTCTGATAAGAAGGAAAAGGAGAAAGCTAAAAAATCATCCTCTAAGCGCCAAAAAACCGATGATGTCACTGCCGAAAGCAAAACAGTTGAAACAGAAACATTGCAAGAAGATGAGAAAGATATGGATATTGATAATTTGGAGAACACAAAAAAAGAAGAatcagaaaaagatgaagattCTGAAGAAGAGCCGGAAGAAGATTCTGAAgaagaaccagaagaagatcCGGAAGAGGATCCTGAAGAAGAATCGGAAgaagaaccagaagaagatcCTGAAGAAGATGAACACATGGCGGATGCAAGCCCTAAAGTGACTGTGAATCCGGAGAAAAAAGAAAACTTGAAGGTGGACACGAAGAAGAAAGAATCGCTACTTACTATTGACAAGGAACTTCTGCAGGCATGTTATCTTCTAAAATTCATTCTAGTgaatatttttattattgtttttttcgGAGTTATAAGAATGTTTATAATTTTGATGCGTGATTGCTTTTTTGTAACAGGCTTTTAGGTTTTTCGACCGAAATCGAGTGGGGTACATCAGGGTAACTTTGAGTTGTCAACGACCGACACTCATCTTTTCATTCGAAATTCAGTGTTTTAATACCTTTCAATCCATATGTGTTTGCAGGTTGAAGATTTACGGTTGATCCTACATTCATTGGGAAAGTGCATGTCTCACAGGGATGTCAAGGTGATAATTAGCCCCTTTAGTGCTTTTTTTCAGCTTGTTTAAGGAAAATGGGTCGATTTGGTTTATAGTTTTTTCCTTAGAAACCCAGTCAAATTTGTAAGATACCTAAAATGAAAACATGTCAAACGGCACAATAGTCGTTTTAGTTGTTTGTAGCGATATTTTGATACTTATCACATAAATTATCTGTAAAAATCCAATAAAGAAAAGACAACAACCTGTTTGCTGGTGTGCCCATAACCCATTTCAACACCACATAAAATCTATCGGTTTTGACTCGCTATTCAACTTGCCCATTATACTCAGTCTAGACTCATGACTTGTTATTTGGATTCAGGAACTTGTACACAGTGCACTGCTGGAGAGCAACACTGGGAGGGATGATTTAATACTTTACAAAAAGCTAGTGGAAATGACTGATATTTGAGGCTGGCATTTTAGTAATTCTGGCATTCCTGAATGACGTGTTTTATTTGGTGTTTGTATTTTGGTATATGTCTCGAGGAAAACAAAACGAAACAAGGGATAATTTGCCTTTTGCTCCTGTACTATTTGGTAAGATAATTGTTTACCTCTTCTATTTTGCTTTGTTTGACAAGTTCAGCGAAGGTGTCGTTATCGCTGTGTTCCCGAAACCTTTCTAAAGAGAAGCGGAAAGAAAGTTGAAAAGATTTGTGTTTCTGAGGTTTCCTTTTATGGAAATGAAAATAAGAGAGATCTTTAATAATTTTTCCTTTTAGCTTTTTTCTCAAATATATTGTAAAGAtcagagtaaggttaacatacaaaaagccttatcatacatcacgtaggagacaatggtaaccgttggatcagggatataatcacgcatgggaccacataaacacacatgggaccacataatcacgcatgggaccacataatcacgcatgggactataatcacgcacgttctatgataataatgcacgttatattttttgtcatgtatgttaatgtaggttaagccctgaagtacattatactttctcgtaaagatcaaatacaaaaaCATAAGAAATGAAGGATATATTTTTTTTCCATCTACTTAACCATGATGTTTAATTGCAAAAtgtaaaagaataaaaaaaatcatgtaTTTACTCTAGTAGAATAATTATGTGTAATTACTCTAGGGTAATTATAATTATTCTACTAGTGCTATTACacaaattatttattttattttttttctactGTGCTATTTACAcaaattatttaattaaaaaagttTGTGGATAGGATGATTCTTTACGTAATCTTACGTGGCATGTATGCATGTAACGAAGCTACTAGAGTCCAAAAGCAGTGTCATGGCATAACTTCAAGTAACATAGCAAACAAAAAAAAGAATCTGAACAGAGTAAGAGCAAACAAACAAAAAGAATCTAAACAGGTTGTTTTATAAAAACCCACATTTGATCATAGCATTCATAAACCACAACCGATTTTGATCATTATCTCACTAACAAATGGCTTTGCTTTTTCATGTTCCCATTAACAAATCTCAACACCTTCCCATGAAGATTCATGCCACCCATGTCACACCATCTCCTCCCCAAATCACACTTGAACCGCTACGCATACCCAAAACCAGTTTCAAATTCGATACCTACATGACCGAAAAGGCGAAGCTCGTTAACGACGCGTTAGAACAAGCCGTGCCATTACAAGAACCATTGAAAATACACGAGGCGATGAGGTACTCATTGCTCGCCGGAGGGAAACGAGTGCGCCCCATTCTATGTCTCTCCTCGTGTGAGCTCGTTGGCGGTACGGAGGGGTGCGCTATGGCAATGGCTTTGGCTGTTGAAATGGTCCACACCATGTCATTAATACATGATGATCTCCCATGCATGGATAATGATGATTTAAGAAGAGGCAAGCCCACCAACCACAAGGTTTACGGTGATGACACCGCGGTTCTTGCAGGTGATGCACTACTTTCGTTAGCGTTTGAGCATCTAGCCACACAAACCATCGGGGTTGGACCACAAAGGGTGGTCCATGCAATAAGCGAGTTAGCGTCGGCAGTGGGTTCTTTAGGACTTGTGGCAGGTCAAATAGTTGATCTTGCTAGTGAAGGAAAACAAAATGTTGATTTGAACAAATTGGAATACATTCACATCCACAAGACCGCGAAGCTGCTGGAGGCTGCGGTGGTTGGTGGGGCGCTGTTGGGCGGTGGGAAGCCGGATGAGGTGGAAAGGGTTAGACAATACGCAAGGTGCATTGGGTTGTTGTTTCAAGTGGTGGATGATATATTGGACGTTACAAAGTCATCGGCCGAGTTGGGGAAAACCGCAGGTAAAGATTTGTTGAGTGACAAAGCGACTTACCCGAAGTTGATGGGGTTGGAAGGGGCCAAAGAGTTCGCAGGAGAATTGGTTGCAAAAGCGGTGAATGAGCTTGCTTACTTCGATACCGGCCGGGCGGCACCGTTGTACCATTTGGCACATTATATTGCATATAGACAGAATTAAATTACAGATGTTGTATAGTGCAATATGGACAAGTTGATCAGTGAGGGCCGAGTGGCCGACTGATTTTATGTTATGTGTTTATAATTACCAGAAAATATATGCGCTTTTCTATTTAAGTTTTACTATTGGAATTCCCCGCCCGTTGCGGCGGAAATTCGACCGGTATCAGTTCTACAAATACAGATGTTGTTCGATCGATTTTGATTTAGTTCGATATAATAGCAACACACCATccgtttttaataaaatttatattgagAAAATAAACATAGTACACAACTTATTGTTAGATACAAAATCAAGATGAATAAAATAATGTTTTCAAAGGTTAAGATATTCACAAATActtctaaaaataagaagtgtaagaagacaTTATAGAGTGATAAGTGTACAAGAACCTAAAACCTAAACTCactacaccaccacccaaaaccttaacacccacccccaccacaccaccacccaaaaacctaaacctccccccaaaaaaacctaaaaaatgcctacccccccccccccacacccagcaaaaaaaaaaaaattggtggtGATGagtgtttatgttttttttttggtgtagtgggtttatttttcGGAGtctttgtacacttcttattttcAGGAGcttttgtatttgatcctaaaccCAAAATACCAACATGCTGAGTTCAATGTTAGGTTGAGTAATGGGCCAAACATGTCGTCATTTTTACGATGGAAACTGATGCGAGATCTAATCATTGGTTTTTAGCGAAGATTCTTATGGGCAGTGGCGGATCCAGCCCTGTTTTGTGGGTTCACATAAACTCACTCGGTTTGGAAAAAAATGGAAACAAATTAGTAAGAACTTTTTTTGATttgaaaaaaatagtgagaatctaCCAAAATGAACCACGGAAAGAagtttctagatccgccactgcttaGGGGCATAAAGTTTGCAAAGAGGCGGTGAAACGTCATCGCAAGCTCAAGCCCAAGACGAAGATAACTTGAATTAATGGTTTGTAATAGAACAAGCATATCTAATCTGTGACGGTGGTTGATTGTTAATTGCGTGTGTATTTAATGGTTTCAATTTAAATTGTCGGTTTATATGTTAAATTTAGTTCGATGAGAAAATAAGGAAAaactaaatattttttattagcGGAAATAATTCGTAAATATTTTGTATTTATTGTGATTATCATATTTACTTGTATTCGGTTATTTACTCTCCATATTTGGAGAGATGTTTGTAATTCTTTTATTATAAATGATAAACCTCAATACCTCTAAGAACATAGAGGTtgatttatttacatggtatcagCCTAACCCTATCATTTTCTCCCCTTCTTTATTGATTTCCTCTTATCTTTCCTGGCTTCCACTGCCGACACCAACTCTGTTCCCCATCTTTCTCCAGTTAAGCTTTCTTCCTCTAATTTCCTTATATGGCGCAATCATATGACCCTGTTGCTGGCACATCATAAACTTTCGGCTCATATTAAGGATTCTTCCCCACCCTCTGAAACTGTTACCGTCAATGATAAAACCGAGCCCAATCCGGAATTTGCTTCATGGACCGCTGCGGATCAGAAAGCTGCTCTCCTTCTCCTTTCTTCTCTGACCGAGGAGGCAGCCACTGAGGTCCTAGGTTTCACCGGCGCTCGCCAAATCTGGCTTGCTCTTGAAAATACGTACAGTAATGCGTCCATTGAACGCGTTCAGGCCTTACGCGATTCTCTTCAGCAGCTTACCAAAGGTTCGTCGTCTGTTACCGAATTCTCACGTAAGTTTAAGCTCCTTTGTGAACAACTTGCTGCAATCGGTCATCCGGTTGCCGAAACCGATAAGTTGCATTGGTTTCTTCGTGGGCTTGGTCCCTCTTATGAAGGCTTCTCTATCGTCATTCGTGCAATCAAACCCGCACCTTTATTTCGTGATCTTGTTGCGCAAGCCGAAAGTCACGATCTGTTTTCACAATCTCTACATGGTGCTGTCACACCTCCGGCTGCGTTTCACGCTCAAAACAAACGTGAATCTTCCACGCAAAGTCGAGGTCGTGGTTCATATCGTGGTtcttcttctcgtggatcttatGGCCGGGGTCGTAGCAACAATCGCCGACCGCCGCATTGCCAGTTGTGTCGTACAAACGACCACTATGCTTCCGCTTGTCCAGATCTTCGCACCTTTGCCGCTCAGTCCTCACCCTTGGATGACTCCTTAGCCAAGGCATTCCATGCTCAATGCCATGTTACCCATGACTCGCCCGATTGGACTGGTGATACGGGAGCTACTGATCATATGACTCCAACTCAAGATTGCCTTCATCATTCCACCTTTTACAAAGGTAATCATCAAGTTATTTTTGGAAATGGTAAGCGTCTTCCAATAACGCATATCGGATCCTCTAAACTTTGTGATAATATTAATCTTCATAATGTACTTGTTGTTCCAAATCTTACCAAGAAGTTACTATCGATAAGCAAGCTAACTGCTGACCATCCGGTTGATGTGTTGTTTTCTCAACATTATTTTCATATTCAGGATCGGAAAACAAAACAGGTACTTGCTCGAGGGACATGCGTTGATGGTCTCTATGTGCTTCAAAGTGAACCCCAAGCTTTTGTTGCTGATGTTTCGAATAAAGCTTCTTATGAATTGTGGCATGCTCGTTTAGGTCACGTGTCATTTGATGTTATTTCTACTTTGAATAAATGTGGACTTTTGTCGGTTACTTCGTTATTACCTAAACCTGATATTTGTACGTCATGTCAACTTGCAAAAGGACAACGGTTGCCTTTTATTTCTAATGACAAACGAGCTTCTTTTCCATTAGATTTGGTCCATTGTGATTTATGGGGCCCCGCACCTATTACAACTACGGATGGTTATCGATACTatgttgtttttattgatgattattccagGTTTACATGGTTTTATCCACTCAAAACCAAAACAGGCTTTTACGCGGTTTTACCCGTCTTTATTAAGCTTGTACAAACTCAATGTTCTCGCAAAATAAAGATTTTTCAAAGTGATGGTGGAGGTGAGTTTGTGAACCACACAGTTCGTAAAATTTTTGAAGATAACGGGACATTCCATAGGTATTCTT
The Helianthus annuus cultivar XRQ/B chromosome 6, HanXRQr2.0-SUNRISE, whole genome shotgun sequence genome window above contains:
- the LOC110908083 gene encoding protein SHORT ROOT IN SALT MEDIUM 1 isoform X3, with the protein product MYSSRGSNAYGQQQQQQSNSLSYSGQNLGTDGASHLSMASRHSALLGSHSSAGAHYGGQYTSVYGSTAHDSVLQADIYDRIDAEAARRQELLQTRPLQSASVDGGSRQADYLVARTATVRHAGQEILPYGGRIDTDLHTLSMISGKQHTSSILGAASRRQVEDLVYTRSCANPGYGVSLPPGSLHGISLESAYPGGVLARAGYSRLDDHKDDVQYAREIELREEDRRREILQELERERDRQREKDRDRERERERERERERERERERERERERERERERKRELRRERERILERREKERERELRRDRTPPRISKDRGRSTSAKRGRSSRWESPRRHSPVKERRREYDCKVYSSNLVATERDYLSLDKRYSRLYVSPQCSKVIVNWSKGDLSIPFNTPISFEHDFVHEETPSEHESASKTIINGDVKLESGTTRWNAKMLLMCGLSRNSWEELSSERKYEDRIPHLCNMLRFAFLKDGNSSMAIGGSWDTVDGSDPSVNKSTLVQTVLRHAKELTGLDLKNCRNWNPFLEIHYDRVGKDGLFSHKEITVLYIPDLSDCLPSIDAWRDQWLAHKNAISERERLQALKNKKPREKKEASKDKEPKTKTNLKSVDKGKKKKEAGSASKVNVTEKAGKEGNKTVTEKKDVDKTITKKKDDGSGVQTPGSGKKKKIIRKVIKKKVVLKKKDAAKKATTQDDANTEVDKTVTEKKDVDKTTTVKKDGKLIKKKVVKKSPVVKADKKEDEVKEPGCSDDKTKNEDAVVNVKATAKKKIVKKVTKKSVAAKVAGNKDKVVTGNEAGSAASEVKMENNEKVQVKEEKKAKVEGASDKNEKSKGGKEKKNKDIETETRGKDVKDKKKVEEPPRHPGLFLRTKGSKNSKLRSLSLSLDSLLDYTDKDTEESTFELSLFAETFYEMLQFQMGSRILTFLQKLRIKFVAKTNEKKRQREEVSDKKEKEKAKKSSSKRQKTDDVTAESKTVETETLQEDEKDMDIDNLENTKKEESEKDEDSEEEPEEDSEEEPEEDPEEDPEEESEEEPEEDPEEDEHMADASPKVTVNPEKKENLKVDTKKKESLLTIDKELLQAFRFFDRNRVGYIRVEDLRLILHSLGKCMSHRDVKELVHSALLESNTGRDDLILYKKLVEMTDI
- the LOC110908083 gene encoding protein SHORT ROOT IN SALT MEDIUM 1 isoform X2, encoding MYSSRGSNAYGQQQQQQSNSLSYSGQNLGTDGASHLSMASRHSALLGSHSSAGAHYGGQYTSVYGSTAHDSVLQADIYDRIDAEAARRQELLQTRPLQSASVDGGSRQADYLVARTATVRHAGQEILPYGGRIDTDLHTLSMISGKQHTSSILGAASRRQVEDLVYTRSCANPGYGVSLPPGSLHGISLESAYPGGVLARAGYSRLDDHKDDVQYAREIELREEDRRREILQELERERDRQREKDRDRERERERERERERERERERERERERERERERKRELRRERERILERREKERERELRRDRTPPRISKDRGRSTSAKRGRSSRRHSPVKERRREYDCKVYSSNLVATERDYLSLDKRYSRLYVSPQCSKVIVNWSKGDLSIPFNTPISFEHDFVHEETPSEHESASKTIINGDVKLESGTTRWNAKMLLMCGLSRNSWEELSSERKYEDRIPHLCNMLRFAFLKDGNSSMAIGGSWDTVDGSDPSVNKSTLVQTVLRHAKELTGLDLKNCRNWNPFLEIHYDRVGKDGLFSHKEITVLYIPDLSDCLPSIDAWRDQWLAHKNAISERERLQALKNKKPREKKEASKDKEPKTKTNLKSVDKGKKKKEAGSASKVNVTEKAGKEGNKTVTEKKDVDKTITKKKDEAETVDEGDNSGKKNQTDDGSGVQTPGSGKKKKIIRKVIKKKVVLKKKDAAKKATTQDDANTEVDKTVTEKKDVDKTTTVKKDGKLIKKKVVKKSPVVKADKKEDEVKEPGCSDDKTKNEDAVVNVKATAKKKIVKKVTKKSVAAKVAGNKDKVVTGNEAGSAASEVKMENNEKVQVKEEKKAKVEGASDKNEKSKGGKEKKNKDIETETRGKDVKDKKKVEEPPRHPGLFLRTKGSKNSKLRSLSLSLDSLLDYTDKDTEESTFELSLFAETFYEMLQFQMGSRILTFLQKLRIKFVAKTNEKKRQREEVSDKKEKEKAKKSSSKRQKTDDVTAESKTVETETLQEDEKDMDIDNLENTKKEESEKDEDSEEEPEEDSEEEPEEDPEEDPEEESEEEPEEDPEEDEHMADASPKVTVNPEKKENLKVDTKKKESLLTIDKELLQAFRFFDRNRVGYIRVEDLRLILHSLGKCMSHRDVKELVHSALLESNTGRDDLILYKKLVEMTDI
- the LOC110908083 gene encoding protein SHORT ROOT IN SALT MEDIUM 1 isoform X1 codes for the protein MYSSRGSNAYGQQQQQQSNSLSYSGQNLGTDGASHLSMASRHSALLGSHSSAGAHYGGQYTSVYGSTAHDSVLQADIYDRIDAEAARRQELLQTRPLQSASVDGGSRQADYLVARTATVRHAGQEILPYGGRIDTDLHTLSMISGKQHTSSILGAASRRQVEDLVYTRSCANPGYGVSLPPGSLHGISLESAYPGGVLARAGYSRLDDHKDDVQYAREIELREEDRRREILQELERERDRQREKDRDRERERERERERERERERERERERERERERERKRELRRERERILERREKERERELRRDRTPPRISKDRGRSTSAKRGRSSRWESPRRHSPVKERRREYDCKVYSSNLVATERDYLSLDKRYSRLYVSPQCSKVIVNWSKGDLSIPFNTPISFEHDFVHEETPSEHESASKTIINGDVKLESGTTRWNAKMLLMCGLSRNSWEELSSERKYEDRIPHLCNMLRFAFLKDGNSSMAIGGSWDTVDGSDPSVNKSTLVQTVLRHAKELTGLDLKNCRNWNPFLEIHYDRVGKDGLFSHKEITVLYIPDLSDCLPSIDAWRDQWLAHKNAISERERLQALKNKKPREKKEASKDKEPKTKTNLKSVDKGKKKKEAGSASKVNVTEKAGKEGNKTVTEKKDVDKTITKKKDEAETVDEGDNSGKKNQTDDGSGVQTPGSGKKKKIIRKVIKKKVVLKKKDAAKKATTQDDANTEVDKTVTEKKDVDKTTTVKKDGKLIKKKVVKKSPVVKADKKEDEVKEPGCSDDKTKNEDAVVNVKATAKKKIVKKVTKKSVAAKVAGNKDKVVTGNEAGSAASEVKMENNEKVQVKEEKKAKVEGASDKNEKSKGGKEKKNKDIETETRGKDVKDKKKVEEPPRHPGLFLRTKGSKNSKLRSLSLSLDSLLDYTDKDTEESTFELSLFAETFYEMLQFQMGSRILTFLQKLRIKFVAKTNEKKRQREEVSDKKEKEKAKKSSSKRQKTDDVTAESKTVETETLQEDEKDMDIDNLENTKKEESEKDEDSEEEPEEDSEEEPEEDPEEDPEEESEEEPEEDPEEDEHMADASPKVTVNPEKKENLKVDTKKKESLLTIDKELLQAFRFFDRNRVGYIRVEDLRLILHSLGKCMSHRDVKELVHSALLESNTGRDDLILYKKLVEMTDI
- the LOC110908085 gene encoding geranylgeranyl pyrophosphate synthase, chloroplastic, whose translation is MALLFHVPINKSQHLPMKIHATHVTPSPPQITLEPLRIPKTSFKFDTYMTEKAKLVNDALEQAVPLQEPLKIHEAMRYSLLAGGKRVRPILCLSSCELVGGTEGCAMAMALAVEMVHTMSLIHDDLPCMDNDDLRRGKPTNHKVYGDDTAVLAGDALLSLAFEHLATQTIGVGPQRVVHAISELASAVGSLGLVAGQIVDLASEGKQNVDLNKLEYIHIHKTAKLLEAAVVGGALLGGGKPDEVERVRQYARCIGLLFQVVDDILDVTKSSAELGKTAGKDLLSDKATYPKLMGLEGAKEFAGELVAKAVNELAYFDTGRAAPLYHLAHYIAYRQN